From bacterium:
CATGAGGGCGGTGTTCCACTCGCCGGAGATGATGGCGTTGCGGTCGCTGTTCAGCTTCCAGGGTGCATTGAGGATGCCAGCCAGATACGTCGGTGTCTGCGTGGGAAAGAATGCCCAAAATCCCCCAGCCTCTTCACGCTTACCTTCAACGGGCATCGCCCAAGCTAAAGGCACCTTATCGCGGCTATGTACATGAGTCGCGTCTTCCCTGGCACGTCGGTCGGTAATTGGGACGACATGTTCCACTACTCTCCAGCGTGACTTCGACTCACCTTCGTGGAGTACTACGTCCTGCCCTTCAATTACGCGATGTATTTCTCTCTTCGACTCCGGACTATCGCTGTTCGCGAGCATAAGTTGAACCGGAACCGGCAGGAAGAGTAGGAATTCAGCTGGGAAGCCATCGATCTCCTCTCCCAAGTGCTCACGGAATCCTCGGGAGAGAATCTCAGCGCAGACTACAGTAGTCGCCCATGGGAATTTGCCTCTGAGTTCCTCTGCTCGGTCTTCCTCAAGTGACCAGGCGAGACGCAGCCCAGGTGCCTCCTGCACCTTGTATCGATCTTTCAGCTCTGTCCGGCATCGCTCGGGATCGAAGCCAAATGCGAAACTTCCGCTGGTGATGTCGATCCTCCCACCAAGTCGGAGCAAAGATTTGAATCCGAGACCAAACCGTCCGATCTGCATGCCTCGCTTGGGCGAGGAATGAGATCGCAACAATGCGTCAATGCCATCCTCGCTAAAAGGTGCTCCGGTGTTGGCTACATAGAGATTTGAACCATCGAGAAGCACTTCAATCTTACAGGGGACCTCAAGATCCGTGCCGCATTCATGTGCTTCTAAAATTGCGTCCGCACCGTTTTGTACAAGCTCCAAAATCTGACGATAGCCGTACCCGCCAGCAAGCACGACTTGCTCAATCCCGAAGTGCTCTCGAATGTCACCGGGAGAGGCCTTATAGGCTTGATGCCTCCTCTCACAAAGCTGGTCGACAAACTGGTTCGGCGATGTTTGTTGCTGTTCACACATGTCAGCTCAATTTGCACGTCGGCAAGCAAGTTTGACAAGTTGATGGTAAAGGCTAAGAGACACGTTTCCTGAGTTCAACTGCCTCCCGCCCCCTCTCGTCACCGCGTGTCTCACTCATCCTCGATGACCAGATCATCCCCACCGACATCACGCACGACGGAATGCGCTTCAATGTCGAACCACTCCCTAAACATCGCAAACGTCAGCCGTGTCGGCCACAGGGACTCATCGGTGCACCAGCCGAACAGCTCTTCCTCGAAGATCTCCCGCCAGTACTTCCTCACTGCACGATCTACATCATCGTCCCGGTTCTCGGGAATCAGGTAGACGACATTGTCCTCCGCGACCTCTTCGAGCGTCACCGGCCGATCGTCGGGCTCAGTCTCATTGATCCAGTCGACGAATGGCTGCTTTGGTCGAAGGACGATGGCGGTGCGATTCAGGGTCGGCATAGCACTGGCTCACTTCGATCGAGGAGTCAACCACCCCTCGTCGCCGGAGCGGGGTAAACCTACGTCGGCACACAATCCACAATCAACGGCGCATGATCGCTGACTGGCGTCCATTCCTTGCCGTTCCCAACCACGACTGACGTCAGTGACCATGACTGCGGCAGGAAGCAGTAGTCTATATGGTACACGCCCTTCCCCGTCAGCCAGAACAAGGTCGGGTGAGGCTCCGCTCCATACGGCGAGCCGACGAATGAGTGGTATGCGCTCGTGAAGCCATGTCCCTCCAAACGCGATGCGATGTTGGAGAAGTTACCCTGTCTTCCTGGTTTGTCCCAACAAACCGAGTTGTTGAAATCGCCAGCGACAACCACGTGGCCCTGCGACATCAATTGCTCGTAATCCTCAAGCAGCACAGCCGTCGGTATCCCCAATCGCTTCGCCGAGCCCGGGGCGCGGCATCCGAAGGCCCATATGGCAAGCAACGAGAAGTTGAGGGATCCCGATACCACGACTGGGAGAAGATACTTGTGATTCGGGTTGAATAGATGGTGACGTTCCAATCGCAGTCCTGAAAAAGCAAACACGCCGAGCCCCTTGTTCGGATTGTCGCCCGCCCACCGTGATTCGCACTCCGGCCCCGACTTTCGACGCGACCAGGTTAGACTTGGCTCGGCACACTCCGGAGTGATTGCGAGATCTGGCTGTAGCCCAAGCAGACGATCCCACTTTCGATGGAGACCCATGGCGCAATTCCAGACGACTATCCTGAGATTCATGCTCTGGTATGTCCCTTTAAATCCTAAGCTGCGTAACCACTCACAACTATCAATAAGCGCGGATTCCATTCCGTGCGACAGACGCTCAAGCTTTCGGCGCACTTGGGCAGATCGTGTTCATGCAACACTCCCCGCACGCCGGCCTCGTCGGTCTGCACCAGTTCTTGCCAATTTCCCAGCAAGGGAGATCCATAATCCCCGGAAAGTCGGGGTAGAGTGCTCTTGCCTTGTAGATCACGTGCTCCACGGTCGGATCGGATCCGGTCAGCCCCAGCCGAGCGAATACTTGACGGACGTGCACGTCTGCGGAGATGTCAATCGAGTAGTAGTCGCTAAAGGGTACTTTGAACTCTCTCGCCAAAATGTTGACTGCCATTGTCGCGATCTTCGGCCCGACCCCGTCGAATTCAAGGAACCGATACACGGCTTCCGAGCTTGAGGGCCTGCCGTGCCAGATCCTGGATGCATCGCCCTCGTACTGCTGGTCAATTCGCTTAATCGCGGCGTGAAGTAGAACGGGCATCTTGTCTACGAATCGGTGGAGCGGTTCTGGCTTCGTCATCAGCTTTCTTATCTCGGATTCCGATAGCCGCCGGAGCCGATCCATCGAGAACCCGCCTATCTTCTGACTGATCTTGTACGGGATGAGCCACGCCCGCTCCGCCTTCACCTGCCGATCCATCACGCAGGCCAGCACAAAGGCATGAGGATAGGTCGCAATGTCATTGAGAAGTGCGTTTGCCTCCGGCACGACCGTGAAATCGATCGGCTTCTTGGGAGCGTCGAACAACTCGCGACCACGCTTCACCAGTCGATCGCGAATGAGCAAGTGGCCATCAACGGTGGTCATTCTTCTCCCTCGCCTCGAATTGCTGAACTGGCCCGTCGTGCCCTTCGCCCAAGGAGCCTCAATTGCTCCACCATCCAAGAGCTATGGGGCACCCTCTGCAACTTTGCGAGCGCCAAATACGGCTGCATGAGTCATTATCTGGTCAATCAGATCCTTGTCATACCTCATCACCACCACTTGAAATCCGCGGTTCGCCAGTGCTTCACGAGTTGTTCGATCTTTCTCGCGCTGCTCCCTTTCGTCGTGAGGCGTCCCGTCACAGAACACACAGACATTCGGCTCGTAGAAGAAGTCGGGAATGCAGTTCGGCTCCTCGATGTGCTTCTGAGCCTCATCGGGCAACCGGTGGAAACCGTCGGCGAGCGTCTTCAAGAACGTGCGCTCAAGTTCCGACCGAGAGTCTGTCAGTGAGCGGAGCCATTCGAGATGCGCATACCAATCGCGGCCCTTGATCCGCGATAACGTCCTGCTCTGCGCCAAATCGAGTAAGTGTGCCAAAGCACGCTTACGATCCAGCAGGAGCGCTTCATGCTGGTTTCCATAGCTCATCAGACACTGGTAGCAGGCCGCGTGACACTCCGGACGCAGATCATTGCCTGCGGCGTCATAGTGGCAACGTGAAAGCGCCTTCGCTGCAATTCTGGACATGGTAGCAGAATCCGACACCAGCCGCTGCAGCACTCCGGCGCCACCTTCGCCACTTTCGTAGAGCAGGATCGATCGTTGCTCGCCGGCGCCGATTCTTTCGCCAGAGATCTCGGCCTCTTCGAGTTGGAAGACTGTTTCAAGACCGCGCTGAATGGCATATTGGATGGTGGACTCGATCTGCGGATCACGAAGTTCAGGCCGTACGAGGCGAATCAGCAATAGATTCTGAGCTCCCTGCACAAATAGCCTGGTGTTTTCAATACGGCGGGGCTGGGCCGGTCCGGAAGCTGCCGGCAAGCCAGCAGTCAGCACGTCTCCAGTTTCGTAATCGACAAGGAATCCCGGTTGGCTGGCTGACCGCCATCCATGATTAATCCGCAGCAGAGTTGCCGCGGGACCGTAAATCAATCTCAGCACAGCATCACTGCCACAGTAGACATCGGCTTCTTTAATCCGAAGCGCGCCACCTTCCCCTTGGGCGAACTGGAAGGCGGTCGAAAGGTCATACCCTCGACGTATCCTCTCTTCCTCATCGCAGGTGATGCTCTCTCTACGAACGCAGCGCACATTGGGCATCTCCAACAATTTGACCAACTGGCTGTTACTGCCGTCAAAGCGGATGTGACAATGCAGACACAGATCGCAAGATGTGTCATTAAATGCCCCGCAGGTGCTGCAGATGCGTTTCTGGCTCCGACGCTCTTCCAATCCTCCGGGTGGAGATTGAAATCCATCGACCTGCCACTTCGCCCCCTCGTGATAGAGCATGTTTCCGGGAGCTAACTCACGCAAGGCGAGGAAACGGGGCCGGGAGATATACTCCCCGCCCTTGCGTCGGCGGGGAACCCATGCCCTCACCGGTAAGGCTGGAAAGTTGTATCCCGGCAGGAACCCCTCACTGGCGAGGTAACGGTACGGATAGAAGTCCCCTTCCTCTCTACTCGTGCTGATCTGCAATAAAAGATTCCTCTGCCGTTCGGCTTCACTCTCGCGACGTCTCGCCCGCTCCTGATCCTCTGGCCGGCGTGCCCGGAATCTATCCTGCTGGGCCTCCTGCAACTGTTTCGTCGCCGTTTTGAAGAGTTCCCGCCAACGATCAAATGCCCGATCGAATTGTCGTGGCGCGTCTCGGACCGTTTGTTCGATCCACGCTTGCGAATACCACCCCGCTGCCATCAGATCGTCGAGATCATGTTGCAGAATTGCGCGAAGTCTCTCGCAGACTTCAAGGATCCCGGCCTCGTTCAACTGGATCGCCGCTGAGGCATGGGTGTTGAGGGGCAGATCGTCCACACCCGTGTCGATGACGCGCTCGATGGAGTCGCCCAACGGCAGGCGCACTTGAGCCAGCCACACAGCATGGGCATGTGCCCGAACGAGTGCCTCATTCGTGACATCAAGTCGCGGGGGACGCACGCTCCCGGCGACCATCTCCTCACGACGGTTGAAGAAGTATTGGTCATGACTGTTGATTGCGCCGCAGTAGGTGACAATCAGCCCGGGTTGACCTTGCCGCCCTGCGCGGCCGCTGCGCTGGGCGTAGTTCGCCGGCGTCGGCGGGACATTTCGCAGATGCACCAGATCGAGATCGGCGATGTCGATCCCTAACTCCATGGTCGGGGAGCAGACCAGGTACGGAAGCCGCCGGCCAAGATCGCGCACCTTGTTCACGTCCGATTCCTCCCAGCGGAATCTCCGTTCCCGTCGCTCCCGTTCGCCCGGTTCGACCACCTGCGCCGTGTGTTCGTGCGCCTCCATACCGGCGAGGACACTCGCGTCACCGGAATAGAACGCTTGAAAGAAGCGGTTCACCGGCGGTGCAGCGGTCCGGTACGACTTACCCGATGCTTTCTTGGAGTAGAGGGGATCCGGCGGAGGCGGGGCGCCGTCCTCGTGACGCCAGATCAGACACGCCGCATCCAGTTGAAACAGCTGATGATCATCCACTGACGGGAGACGCACCAGGAAGCCTTGGCCGACCAGCAACGCCAGCAACTCATCAAGCGTGGCCGAATACGCAGCCCCCTTCAACTTCAGTTGCTCCGCCAGGTATCTCCCGAGTTTCCCCTGACTGCCAAGACTCACGGCGTTTTTCACATCCCGATTCGATTGCCCCCAGAGGACGGCACAGTTTGCCGTCCGCATTCCGGGTGATGATTCATCCAAGCCCCAGAATTCATTGAGATGCTGCTCGGCCCGCTTTCGGATCTGCTGCTGGTTCGTCTCGTGTAGGCACTGGCAGGAAATGGCCAGCTTCCGGCGAAAGTGATCGAGCACTGTCCGCACTATGACGAGTCGCTCTTCCGGCTTCATGGCCAACAGTGTGGCGTCAAATCGCCATGGATCGTCGTCGGCACAGACCGCATCCAGCCCCCGGTAGACGATCTGCAACAGCCCGACGTTTTCGAGGTTGGGTTGGACAACCCTCCAACCCCGTCGCAAATCCTCATAGAGCCGGTATTCGGTGAGCTCCGTGAACGCCTGCCAGACGTCTTTTGCGGCCGGGGCACTCGGATCCAGGTCCGGATTGCTGGCAATGTCGCGGACCGTCAGACCGCTGTGGCTGACCACTTCCCGAGCCACACGATCAAATCCCAACTCTCGATGCTCCACCAAGGCGGCATGCAGTGCACATCGCAACAGCGCCATGTGTACAAAGTCATTGAAGTGCCCGGCCTGAAGCGACGCATCCTGACGGTTGTCCGTAAAGGTGAGCAGTTTGTCCTGCGGCAGACCCTTGGCTCCGGAATGCCGCAGAAGCGCTGTTGCCAGAACGGTGGTGGCGCTGCTGCGCTGTTCGCTGGACAACGACGCCAGTTTTGCGAATTCTGTCCCGCGCGCCGCGTAGAACTCCCCACAACACTGGCAGAGAGAGAATGGCGCCGGCTGGAACCACATCTTGATGGCGCCTTCAATGGCGTTGGCGTGGCAGGTGCCGTCAGAAGCGACCCAGACCTCGCGCGGGATTCGATCCTTGTGGGTCGATTTGATCCGCCCCTTGCGATCACGCCACTCGTCCGGGATCTGGTCCGGCGTCCAATCATCCGGCGACGGCGCCAGCATCAGATAGCCGGCACGCGTGTCATCATCCAGCGGCGCCACGCCCAAGGGATGCGGCAGGAGTCGGGTCATGTGGTCATCGATCAGGACATGGTAGTACTCCTGGCCGCAATGGCGGCAGAATCGGATCGGCAGGAAGATCTTCCCCTGGCCACCAACGATTTGTCCTTCAAGTGAGAATTCCCGAGTCTCGGCGCTTTCAAGCGTCGCGTACAACGCCCGCCCCTGCCCGATGAACTGATGGAGCTTGAACGCAAAGGCACGGCCGCCGTCCTCGCGCTCAAGTTCACCGCCCCGGACGAGCAGTTCGCGCAACCGCCGTTCGCAGGTCTCGTGATCGACACCGGTCATCGCCGACAAACGCTCAGCCGCCCCTTTCATCTCCTGCGGACGTCGCCGCTTGAGTCGTCCACCCGACTCGTCTTCAACGCCAAACTCGGATTCCGCCCAACGCGCCAGTGGATGGCGCCGGAACTCCGCAATCGTCCCGGGAACCGGGGTCGCCAGCGACGAGCGCAACTCGCCGACAGAGGGAATGCCTCCCTCGGTGAATGTGATCAGCGTCTCTTCGATGACATTGTCCGGCGCGACTACCCGTCCGAAGACCCGCGACGCGAAGGTGGCAACCGCCTCCCGTCGCTGCACGGGGGTCGCTTCGCGATCCGCAACCATGGTGGCGCTGGTCCCGACGCAAATCATGTCCTTGGCGGCGGACCGCTCCGTCAGCCGGCGGATCAGCATGGCGACATCGGCTCCCTGCCGGCCGCGGTAGGTGTGCAATTCATCAAAGACAAGGAATCGCAGCCCGCCCCCGACACGGTCGAGGAAGCGCAGATCCTCAGGACGGACCATGAGCAGTTCCGCCATCACGTAATTGGTCAGCAGAATCTGTGGCGGATGATTGCGCATCGCCTCGCGCTCTTCGGCGGTGGTATCGCCCGTGTACTTGGCGAAGGTGACCGGAAACGGCCGACTGTGACGGGACTCGTACAAGGATTTGAGCGTCAGAAGTGACTGGTACTGTGAATTGACCAGCGCATTCATCGGGTAGACCACCAGCGCCGCCACCCGGTCGCCAGTGTTGGGTTGACGTAGCAGCGAATCGACAATCGGGATGAAGTATGTGAGACTCTTGCCCGAGCCGGTGCCGCTGGTGACGACGTAGGATTTGCCCGCGAACGCCCGCTCGATACCTTCCACCTGATGTTGGTAGAGGTTGTAGGGTTCACCTGTCGCAGTGCGGAAGATGCGGGCCGTCTCGGAATGAATCGTCCCGCGCTGCGACAATTCATCGATGGTGGCCGCCCGGGCATAGGAGGGGCTGACCTGGAGTAGGAACTCCGGCCACAATTGGGCATCGTCGTTGATCGATTTGTCGATGAAGGCGCGCGCCCGGTCATCGGCCACCAGGAAGAACGACCGCACAAAGTCGCGGTAGTCGGAAAGCACCTTTTCATGCAGTTCGAAGATACTCATCGCAGAGAGTGTTCAATTGAACTGCAGCAACCAGTCGGCCGCCATGTGCAGCCGAACGGCCTTGGGCAGTTCGCGTGTGGTCGGACGCGACAGGGTGATCAGATGAAGACTTGCTCGTCTGTGTTCCATTGCGGCCTCTTGCAGCGCCCGCAACTCCCGCTCGGCCGTTTCCGGATCATCCAGTTCAGCGCAGACCTGAATCAACTCTTGACGCCCCTCGGGGTATCGGGCCAGAAAGTCCACTTCATACCCGCGTTGCGTCTTTACGTAGGCAATCTCGGCGCCGCGACGCTCCAACTCAAGAAGCACGCAGGTTTCCAGCGCCTTCCCACGGTTCTCTTTGCCGGACCGATCAAACACCGGTATAAGTCCCATGTCT
This genomic window contains:
- a CDS encoding endonuclease/exonuclease/phosphatase family protein translates to MERHHLFNPNHKYLLPVVVSGSLNFSLLAIWAFGCRAPGSAKRLGIPTAVLLEDYEQLMSQGHVVVAGDFNNSVCWDKPGRQGNFSNIASRLEGHGFTSAYHSFVGSPYGAEPHPTLFWLTGKGVYHIDYCFLPQSWSLTSVVVGNGKEWTPVSDHAPLIVDCVPT
- a CDS encoding iron-sulfur cluster loop; this translates as MTTVDGHLLIRDRLVKRGRELFDAPKKPIDFTVVPEANALLNDIATYPHAFVLACVMDRQVKAERAWLIPYKISQKIGGFSMDRLRRLSESEIRKLMTKPEPLHRFVDKMPVLLHAAIKRIDQQYEGDASRIWHGRPSSSEAVYRFLEFDGVGPKIATMAVNILAREFKVPFSDYYSIDISADVHVRQVFARLGLTGSDPTVEHVIYKARALYPDFPGIMDLPCWEIGKNWCRPTRPACGECCMNTICPSAPKA
- a CDS encoding DEAD/DEAH box helicase; this translates as MSIFELHEKVLSDYRDFVRSFFLVADDRARAFIDKSINDDAQLWPEFLLQVSPSYARAATIDELSQRGTIHSETARIFRTATGEPYNLYQHQVEGIERAFAGKSYVVTSGTGSGKSLTYFIPIVDSLLRQPNTGDRVAALVVYPMNALVNSQYQSLLTLKSLYESRHSRPFPVTFAKYTGDTTAEEREAMRNHPPQILLTNYVMAELLMVRPEDLRFLDRVGGGLRFLVFDELHTYRGRQGADVAMLIRRLTERSAAKDMICVGTSATMVADREATPVQRREAVATFASRVFGRVVAPDNVIEETLITFTEGGIPSVGELRSSLATPVPGTIAEFRRHPLARWAESEFGVEDESGGRLKRRRPQEMKGAAERLSAMTGVDHETCERRLRELLVRGGELEREDGGRAFAFKLHQFIGQGRALYATLESAETREFSLEGQIVGGQGKIFLPIRFCRHCGQEYYHVLIDDHMTRLLPHPLGVAPLDDDTRAGYLMLAPSPDDWTPDQIPDEWRDRKGRIKSTHKDRIPREVWVASDGTCHANAIEGAIKMWFQPAPFSLCQCCGEFYAARGTEFAKLASLSSEQRSSATTVLATALLRHSGAKGLPQDKLLTFTDNRQDASLQAGHFNDFVHMALLRCALHAALVEHRELGFDRVAREVVSHSGLTVRDIASNPDLDPSAPAAKDVWQAFTELTEYRLYEDLRRGWRVVQPNLENVGLLQIVYRGLDAVCADDDPWRFDATLLAMKPEERLVIVRTVLDHFRRKLAISCQCLHETNQQQIRKRAEQHLNEFWGLDESSPGMRTANCAVLWGQSNRDVKNAVSLGSQGKLGRYLAEQLKLKGAAYSATLDELLALLVGQGFLVRLPSVDDHQLFQLDAACLIWRHEDGAPPPPDPLYSKKASGKSYRTAAPPVNRFFQAFYSGDASVLAGMEAHEHTAQVVEPGERERRERRFRWEESDVNKVRDLGRRLPYLVCSPTMELGIDIADLDLVHLRNVPPTPANYAQRSGRAGRQGQPGLIVTYCGAINSHDQYFFNRREEMVAGSVRPPRLDVTNEALVRAHAHAVWLAQVRLPLGDSIERVIDTGVDDLPLNTHASAAIQLNEAGILEVCERLRAILQHDLDDLMAAGWYSQAWIEQTVRDAPRQFDRAFDRWRELFKTATKQLQEAQQDRFRARRPEDQERARRRESEAERQRNLLLQISTSREEGDFYPYRYLASEGFLPGYNFPALPVRAWVPRRRKGGEYISRPRFLALRELAPGNMLYHEGAKWQVDGFQSPPGGLEERRSQKRICSTCGAFNDTSCDLCLHCHIRFDGSNSQLVKLLEMPNVRCVRRESITCDEEERIRRGYDLSTAFQFAQGEGGALRIKEADVYCGSDAVLRLIYGPAATLLRINHGWRSASQPGFLVDYETGDVLTAGLPAASGPAQPRRIENTRLFVQGAQNLLLIRLVRPELRDPQIESTIQYAIQRGLETVFQLEEAEISGERIGAGEQRSILLYESGEGGAGVLQRLVSDSATMSRIAAKALSRCHYDAAGNDLRPECHAACYQCLMSYGNQHEALLLDRKRALAHLLDLAQSRTLSRIKGRDWYAHLEWLRSLTDSRSELERTFLKTLADGFHRLPDEAQKHIEEPNCIPDFFYEPNVCVFCDGTPHDEREQREKDRTTREALANRGFQVVVMRYDKDLIDQIMTHAAVFGARKVAEGAP